Proteins co-encoded in one Arachis hypogaea cultivar Tifrunner chromosome 11, arahy.Tifrunner.gnm2.J5K5, whole genome shotgun sequence genomic window:
- the LOC112723068 gene encoding uncharacterized protein isoform X1 → MWVSPTAAAASSMEVDEVQVNKLVNCVDEQADEQSLTPEFSDDYDNFGDPDVFPRVGQEYQVEIPSLISNSDYSWLQKNSHEAESTVSALHAFRVGLPIPLIRLTNEVGNYNHDHLKNACKSSTGVGKKIESSKLECVKETQGGPEYEKLNPKVEVTDSTLVDRMELGNPNVKQETKHGEKDLRLVPGAASDTWNEIEESSFILGLYIFGKNLVQVKKFIGNKKMGDILSFYYGKFYKSDRYQRWSGCRKMRSRKCIFGQKIFTGPRQQELLSRLLPNISEECRNKLHEVSKTFVEGKILLEDYVLTLKALVGLKVLVEAVGIGKGKEDLTGLAVDSMKSTQGLPLRPEIPVGKACSMLTSGEIISFLTGDFRLSKARTSDLFWEAVWPRLLARGWHSEQPSCYNYAVSSKNALVFLVPGVKKFSRKLVKGNHYFDSVSDVLGKVASDPELIELEKVADNGCTERDGNGWCEETKLDRENSPDQPRHCYLMVKPPNRSMDGMKFTVVDTSLVREKMKMVREVRSLPFEVLRSSAFENDSDTSEEQTNESESVNTMYYDRKKAGGGISSDLHGVESNPSKGELSISSMDSTALSAASKDQKTDLPNNTQRRDGMKCQSLQRMISENKIDLVPAAKRRRRLTACSRPKKNVNTASLFIVPRVKQEEASFYPDTPKQSANVTAGLFFTPAVKQEKASDHAYDSGLCENVPSIKIPPQESNSLFGLPTQGNETLAGPVSNSSSIISTEAIPATSSSGTKDRHEKPLLRTLIDLNLPVAPEVQGDETSENEASDVQQKNTSKELEELSVATVSKPVDHSYHQPDIQTRRQSTRNRPPTAKVLEALAFGYLDRKEKRSRRDYHLDSSRPPRRRKAAGSGSGVTGLEKDGKANVVYNGNGNDNSSSNSNVLCTDFKSTEG, encoded by the exons ATGTGGGTCTCACCgactgctgctgctgcttcttccaTGGAG GTGGATGAGGTGCAAGTGAATAAACTTGTGAATTGTGTAGATGAGCAGGCAGATGAACAATCACTTACTCCAGAATTTTCTGATGATTATGACAATTTTGGTGATCCAGATGTATTTCCTCGAGTGGGCCAGGAGTACCAGGTCGAGATTCCATCACTGATATCAAATTCTGATTATTCCTGGTTGCAAAAGAATTCACATGAGGCAGAAAGCACAGTTAGTGCTCTCCATGCATTTCGAGTAGGATTACCCATCCCATTGATTCGGCTTACAAATGAAGTTGGAAACTATAATCATGATCATCTGAAAAATGCATGCAAGTCATCAACTGGAGTTGGCAAGAAAATTGAATCTTCAAAACTCGAATGTGTCAAAGAGACTCAGGGTGGTCCGGAGTATGAAAAACTGAATCCGAAGGTCGAGGTGACTGACAGCACATTGGTGGATAGAATGGAATTGGGAAATCCCAATGTTAAGCAAGAGACGAAGCATGGAGAGAAAGACCTTCGTCTGGTTCCGGGGGCTGCAAGTGACACCTggaatgaaattgaagagagCAGTTTTATCCTTGGATTATATATATTTGGGAAGAATCTTGTTCAAGTGAAGAAATTCATTGGCAATAAGAAGATGGGTGATATATTGTCATTCTATTATGGGAAATTTTACAAGTCTGACAGATATCAAAGATGGTCTGGTTGCAGGAAAATGAGAAGCAGAAAATGCATTTTTGGGCAAAAGATTTTCACAGGACCGAGGCAACAAGAGCTTTTGTCTCGTTTGTTACCCAACATATCAGAGGAATGCCGCAATAAATTACATGAG GTGTCAAAGACATTTGTAGAGGGGAAAATACTTCTAGAAGATTATGTTTTAACTTTAAAGGCCTTAGTGGGGCTCAAAGTTCTCGTTGAGGCAGTAGGAATTGGTAAAGGGAAGGAAGATCTAACAGGTCTCGCTGTAGATTCTATGAAGTCCACTCAGGGACTTCCTCTTCGCCCAGAAATACCAGTTGGCAAAGCATGTTCAATGCTTACATCTGGGGAAATAATAAGCTTTCTAACTGGTGATTTCAGATTAAGCAAGGCTCGGACCAGTGATCTATTTTGGGAAGCTGTTTGGCCTCGTTTACTTGCAAGGGGATGGCACTCTGAGCAGCCAAGTTGTTACAATTATGCTGTTTCGTCCAAGAATGCTCTGGTCTTCCTTGTCCCTGGAGTCAAAAAGTTTTCAAGGAAACTAGTGAAGGGGAATCACTATTTTGATTCTGTCAGTGATGTCTTGGGTAAAGTTGCTTCTGATCCTGAGCTAATTGAACTTGAGAAAGTTGCAGATAATGGTTGCACTGAGAGGGATGGGAATGGGTGGTGTGAAGAAACAAAATTAGACAGGGAGAATTCCCCTGATCAGCCACGCCATTGCTATCTCATGGTAAAACCTCCAAACCGCAGCATGGATGGAATGAAATTTACTGTTGTAGACACAAGTCTGGTTAGAGAAAAGATGAAAATGGTGAGAGAAGTGAGAAGCTTACCATTTGAAGTTTTAAGAAGTTCTGCTTTTGAAAATGATTCAGATACTTCAGAGGAACAAACAAATGAATCGGAGTCTGTCAACACCATGTACTATGATAGGAAGAAGGCTGGAGGTGGAATTTCTTCGGACTTGCATGGTGTAGAAAGTAATCCTTCAAAAGGGGAGCTTTCGATAAGCAGCATGGATTCTACTGCTCTATCTGCTGCCTCCAAGGACCAGAAGACAGACTTGCCCAATAACACACAGAGAAGAGATGGTATGAAGTGCCAATCGCTACAGAGAATGATATCTGAGAACAAAATAGATTTAGTCCCCGCAGCAAAAAGACGGCGGAGATTAACTGCGTGTAGCCGTCCAAAGAAAAATGTCAACACAGCTAGTTTGTTTATAGTTCCCAGAGTAAAACAAGAGGAGGCTAGTTTCTATCCTGACACCCCGAAACAAAGTGCGAATGTAACTGCTGGTTTATTTTTCACTCCAGCTGTAAAACAAGAGAAGGCCAGTGATCATGCTTATGACTCTGGACTTTGTGAGAATGTTCCTTCAATTAAAATTCCACCTCAGGAAAGTAACTCATTATTTGGTCTTCCAACCCAGGGGAATGAGACACTAGCAGGTCCAGTTTCAAATTCCAGCTCAATTATCAGCACAGAAGCTATTCCTGCTACTAGTTCTTCAGGTACCAAGGATCGACATGAGAAACCTCTGCTGCGGACTCTAATTGACCTTAATTTACCTGTTGCGCCTGAAGTTCAAGGCGATGAAACTTCTGAGAATGAAGCTTCTGACGTGCAGCAAAAGAACACAAGCAAGGAATTAGAAGAGCTCAGTGTAGCAACAGTCTCCAAACCTGTGGATCACTCTTACCATCAGCCTGACATACAAACCAGGAGACAGAGCACAAGAAACCGCCCTCCCACAGCAAAGGTGCTGGAAGCTTTAGCATTTGGATATCTTGACAGAAAGGAGAAGCGAAGTCGTCGGGATTACCACCTAGACAGTTCCAGACCTCCCCGACGTCGCAAAGCGGCAGGTTCTGGCAGTGGTGTCACAGGTCTTGAAAAAGATGGAAAAGCAAATGTTGTCTATAATGGTAATGGTAACGATAACAGCAGCAGTAACAGCAATGTGTTATGTACAGACTTCAAGTCTACTGAAGGATAA
- the LOC112723068 gene encoding uncharacterized protein isoform X2: protein MELGNPNVKQETKHGEKDLRLVPGAASDTWNEIEESSFILGLYIFGKNLVQVKKFIGNKKMGDILSFYYGKFYKSDRYQRWSGCRKMRSRKCIFGQKIFTGPRQQELLSRLLPNISEECRNKLHEVSKTFVEGKILLEDYVLTLKALVGLKVLVEAVGIGKGKEDLTGLAVDSMKSTQGLPLRPEIPVGKACSMLTSGEIISFLTGDFRLSKARTSDLFWEAVWPRLLARGWHSEQPSCYNYAVSSKNALVFLVPGVKKFSRKLVKGNHYFDSVSDVLGKVASDPELIELEKVADNGCTERDGNGWCEETKLDRENSPDQPRHCYLMVKPPNRSMDGMKFTVVDTSLVREKMKMVREVRSLPFEVLRSSAFENDSDTSEEQTNESESVNTMYYDRKKAGGGISSDLHGVESNPSKGELSISSMDSTALSAASKDQKTDLPNNTQRRDGMKCQSLQRMISENKIDLVPAAKRRRRLTACSRPKKNVNTASLFIVPRVKQEEASFYPDTPKQSANVTAGLFFTPAVKQEKASDHAYDSGLCENVPSIKIPPQESNSLFGLPTQGNETLAGPVSNSSSIISTEAIPATSSSGTKDRHEKPLLRTLIDLNLPVAPEVQGDETSENEASDVQQKNTSKELEELSVATVSKPVDHSYHQPDIQTRRQSTRNRPPTAKVLEALAFGYLDRKEKRSRRDYHLDSSRPPRRRKAAGSGSGVTGLEKDGKANVVYNGNGNDNSSSNSNVLCTDFKSTEG from the exons ATGGAATTGGGAAATCCCAATGTTAAGCAAGAGACGAAGCATGGAGAGAAAGACCTTCGTCTGGTTCCGGGGGCTGCAAGTGACACCTggaatgaaattgaagagagCAGTTTTATCCTTGGATTATATATATTTGGGAAGAATCTTGTTCAAGTGAAGAAATTCATTGGCAATAAGAAGATGGGTGATATATTGTCATTCTATTATGGGAAATTTTACAAGTCTGACAGATATCAAAGATGGTCTGGTTGCAGGAAAATGAGAAGCAGAAAATGCATTTTTGGGCAAAAGATTTTCACAGGACCGAGGCAACAAGAGCTTTTGTCTCGTTTGTTACCCAACATATCAGAGGAATGCCGCAATAAATTACATGAG GTGTCAAAGACATTTGTAGAGGGGAAAATACTTCTAGAAGATTATGTTTTAACTTTAAAGGCCTTAGTGGGGCTCAAAGTTCTCGTTGAGGCAGTAGGAATTGGTAAAGGGAAGGAAGATCTAACAGGTCTCGCTGTAGATTCTATGAAGTCCACTCAGGGACTTCCTCTTCGCCCAGAAATACCAGTTGGCAAAGCATGTTCAATGCTTACATCTGGGGAAATAATAAGCTTTCTAACTGGTGATTTCAGATTAAGCAAGGCTCGGACCAGTGATCTATTTTGGGAAGCTGTTTGGCCTCGTTTACTTGCAAGGGGATGGCACTCTGAGCAGCCAAGTTGTTACAATTATGCTGTTTCGTCCAAGAATGCTCTGGTCTTCCTTGTCCCTGGAGTCAAAAAGTTTTCAAGGAAACTAGTGAAGGGGAATCACTATTTTGATTCTGTCAGTGATGTCTTGGGTAAAGTTGCTTCTGATCCTGAGCTAATTGAACTTGAGAAAGTTGCAGATAATGGTTGCACTGAGAGGGATGGGAATGGGTGGTGTGAAGAAACAAAATTAGACAGGGAGAATTCCCCTGATCAGCCACGCCATTGCTATCTCATGGTAAAACCTCCAAACCGCAGCATGGATGGAATGAAATTTACTGTTGTAGACACAAGTCTGGTTAGAGAAAAGATGAAAATGGTGAGAGAAGTGAGAAGCTTACCATTTGAAGTTTTAAGAAGTTCTGCTTTTGAAAATGATTCAGATACTTCAGAGGAACAAACAAATGAATCGGAGTCTGTCAACACCATGTACTATGATAGGAAGAAGGCTGGAGGTGGAATTTCTTCGGACTTGCATGGTGTAGAAAGTAATCCTTCAAAAGGGGAGCTTTCGATAAGCAGCATGGATTCTACTGCTCTATCTGCTGCCTCCAAGGACCAGAAGACAGACTTGCCCAATAACACACAGAGAAGAGATGGTATGAAGTGCCAATCGCTACAGAGAATGATATCTGAGAACAAAATAGATTTAGTCCCCGCAGCAAAAAGACGGCGGAGATTAACTGCGTGTAGCCGTCCAAAGAAAAATGTCAACACAGCTAGTTTGTTTATAGTTCCCAGAGTAAAACAAGAGGAGGCTAGTTTCTATCCTGACACCCCGAAACAAAGTGCGAATGTAACTGCTGGTTTATTTTTCACTCCAGCTGTAAAACAAGAGAAGGCCAGTGATCATGCTTATGACTCTGGACTTTGTGAGAATGTTCCTTCAATTAAAATTCCACCTCAGGAAAGTAACTCATTATTTGGTCTTCCAACCCAGGGGAATGAGACACTAGCAGGTCCAGTTTCAAATTCCAGCTCAATTATCAGCACAGAAGCTATTCCTGCTACTAGTTCTTCAGGTACCAAGGATCGACATGAGAAACCTCTGCTGCGGACTCTAATTGACCTTAATTTACCTGTTGCGCCTGAAGTTCAAGGCGATGAAACTTCTGAGAATGAAGCTTCTGACGTGCAGCAAAAGAACACAAGCAAGGAATTAGAAGAGCTCAGTGTAGCAACAGTCTCCAAACCTGTGGATCACTCTTACCATCAGCCTGACATACAAACCAGGAGACAGAGCACAAGAAACCGCCCTCCCACAGCAAAGGTGCTGGAAGCTTTAGCATTTGGATATCTTGACAGAAAGGAGAAGCGAAGTCGTCGGGATTACCACCTAGACAGTTCCAGACCTCCCCGACGTCGCAAAGCGGCAGGTTCTGGCAGTGGTGTCACAGGTCTTGAAAAAGATGGAAAAGCAAATGTTGTCTATAATGGTAATGGTAACGATAACAGCAGCAGTAACAGCAATGTGTTATGTACAGACTTCAAGTCTACTGAAGGATAA